From the genome of Nocardia sp. NBC_01503, one region includes:
- the gyrA gene encoding DNA gyrase subunit A: MTETSLPPSGGDRIEPVDIQQEMQNSYIDYAMSVIVGRALPEVRDGMKPVHRRILYAMYDNGYRPDRSYVKSARPVADTMGNYHPHGDTAIYDTLVRMAQPWSLRYPLVDGQGNFGSRGNDGAAAMRYTECRLTPLAMEMLREIDHETVDFTPNYDGKTQEPTVLPARVPALLMNGSNGIAVGMATNIPPHNLTELAEAIFWALDNHLADEEATLEACIERVKGPDFPTSGLIVGTQGINDAYRTGRGSIRMRGVVEIEEDARGRTTIVITELPFQVNTDNFVNAIAEQVKDGKIAGVADIHDESSDRVGMRIVVTVKRDAIAKVVLNNLYKHTQLQTSFGANMLSIVDGVPRTLRLDQMIRLYVNHQLDVIVRRTKYLLRKAEERAHILRGLVKALDQLDAVIALIRRSADTDTARTGLMQLLEIDEVQATAILDMQLRRLSALERQKLIDELAKIELEIADLKDILEKPERQRAIVRDELTEIVDKYGDDRRTKIIAADGDVQDEDLIAREDVVVTITETGYAKRTKTDLYRSQKRGGKGVQGAGLKQDDIVRHFFISSTHDWLLFFTNKGRVYRAKAYELPEAMRTARGQHVANLLAFQPDEKIAQVIQLKTYEDAPYLVLATRNGLVKKSRLTDFDSNRTGGIVAVNLRDTDELVGAALCSAEDDLLLVSAHGQSIRFAANDEVLRPMGRATSGVQGMRFNTTDELLSLNVVREGDVGYLLVATAGGYSKRTALEEYTAQGRGGKGVLTIQYDVKRGSLVGALIVNDDDELYAITSGGGVIRTASNQVRKAGRQTKGVRLMNLGEGDTLLAIARNADEPDQVAEDDTSGSAKQ, translated from the coding sequence ATGACTGAGACCTCGCTTCCGCCGTCGGGCGGCGACCGTATCGAACCGGTCGACATCCAGCAGGAGATGCAGAACTCCTACATCGACTACGCCATGAGCGTCATCGTCGGGCGCGCGCTGCCCGAGGTGCGCGACGGTATGAAGCCGGTGCACCGCCGGATCCTGTACGCGATGTACGACAACGGGTATCGCCCCGACCGCAGCTATGTGAAGTCCGCGCGCCCGGTCGCCGACACCATGGGTAACTACCACCCGCACGGTGACACCGCCATCTACGACACCCTCGTACGTATGGCGCAGCCGTGGTCGCTGCGGTATCCGCTGGTCGACGGCCAGGGCAACTTCGGTTCGCGCGGTAATGACGGCGCGGCCGCCATGCGCTACACCGAATGCCGCCTGACCCCGCTCGCCATGGAGATGCTGCGCGAGATCGACCATGAGACGGTCGATTTCACGCCGAACTACGACGGTAAGACGCAGGAGCCGACGGTGCTCCCGGCACGCGTCCCGGCGCTGTTGATGAACGGCTCCAACGGTATCGCCGTCGGTATGGCCACCAATATCCCGCCGCATAACCTGACCGAGCTGGCCGAGGCCATCTTCTGGGCGCTGGACAATCACCTCGCCGATGAGGAAGCCACCCTCGAGGCGTGCATCGAGCGGGTGAAGGGTCCGGACTTCCCGACCTCGGGTCTGATCGTCGGCACCCAGGGCATCAATGACGCGTACCGGACCGGTCGCGGTTCCATCCGCATGCGCGGTGTGGTGGAGATCGAGGAGGACGCCCGCGGGCGCACCACCATCGTCATCACCGAACTGCCGTTCCAGGTCAATACCGACAATTTCGTGAATGCCATTGCCGAGCAGGTGAAGGACGGCAAGATCGCGGGTGTCGCCGATATCCACGACGAGTCCTCGGACCGTGTCGGTATGCGCATCGTGGTCACGGTCAAGCGTGACGCGATCGCCAAGGTGGTGCTGAACAACCTCTACAAGCACACCCAGCTGCAGACCTCGTTCGGCGCGAACATGCTCTCGATCGTCGACGGGGTGCCGCGCACGCTGCGCCTGGATCAGATGATCCGGCTGTATGTGAACCACCAGTTGGACGTGATCGTCCGGCGCACCAAGTACCTGTTGCGCAAGGCCGAGGAGCGGGCCCACATCCTGCGCGGTTTGGTGAAGGCGCTCGATCAGCTGGACGCGGTGATCGCCCTGATCCGTCGTTCGGCCGATACCGACACCGCCCGCACCGGCCTGATGCAGCTGCTCGAGATCGACGAGGTCCAGGCGACCGCGATCCTCGATATGCAGCTGCGCCGGCTGTCGGCTCTCGAGCGGCAGAAGCTGATCGACGAATTGGCGAAGATCGAACTCGAGATCGCCGATCTGAAGGACATTCTGGAGAAGCCGGAGCGCCAGCGCGCCATTGTGCGCGATGAGCTCACCGAGATCGTCGACAAGTACGGCGACGACCGCCGCACCAAGATCATCGCGGCCGACGGTGACGTGCAGGACGAGGACCTGATCGCCCGCGAGGACGTGGTCGTCACCATCACCGAGACCGGTTACGCCAAGCGCACCAAGACCGACCTCTACCGCTCGCAGAAGCGCGGCGGTAAGGGCGTGCAGGGCGCGGGTCTCAAGCAGGACGATATCGTCCGGCACTTCTTCATCAGCTCCACGCACGACTGGCTGCTGTTCTTCACCAACAAGGGCCGGGTGTACCGGGCCAAGGCGTACGAGCTGCCCGAGGCCATGCGCACCGCGCGCGGTCAGCATGTGGCGAACCTGCTGGCCTTCCAGCCGGACGAGAAGATCGCCCAGGTCATCCAGCTCAAGACCTACGAGGATGCCCCGTACCTGGTGCTGGCCACCCGCAACGGTCTGGTGAAGAAGTCCCGTCTGACCGATTTCGACTCCAACCGCACCGGCGGCATCGTCGCGGTCAACCTGCGCGATACGGATGAATTGGTCGGTGCCGCACTGTGTTCCGCCGAGGACGACCTGTTGCTGGTCTCCGCGCACGGGCAGTCCATCCGCTTCGCCGCCAATGACGAGGTGCTGCGCCCGATGGGCCGCGCCACCTCCGGTGTGCAGGGCATGCGCTTCAACACCACCGATGAGCTGTTGTCGCTCAACGTGGTTCGCGAAGGCGATGTCGGCTACCTGCTTGTCGCGACCGCCGGCGGGTACTCCAAGCGCACGGCGCTGGAGGAGTACACCGCGCAGGGCCGTGGCGGAAAGGGCGTATTGACGATTCAATACGACGTGAAACGTGGCAGTCTGGTGGGTGCGCTCATTGTCAATGACGATGACGAGCTGTACGCCATCACTTCGGGCGGCGGCGTTATCCGCACTGCTTCCAATCAGGTTCGCAAAGCCGGACGCCAGACCAAGGGTGTGCGATTGATGAACCTCGGCGAAGGCGATACGTTGCTCGCGATCGCGCGTAACGCGGACGAGCCCGACCAGGTTGCCGAAGATGACACCAGCGGTTCGGCGAAGCAGTAG
- a CDS encoding adenylate/guanylate cyclase domain-containing protein has translation MASPEISKLVQSVVEPYLLNGPRKYNRREVAKRTGVPSSLTRRLWVSLGFPADPDDDAVEYTDADVEAAKAFSRLNVLASADTHRQTTAARTLGRSMARLAEWQVDLVTEEILARIAARTDEDPAADREQVARAVTAEVVEEFEALQRYAFRRHLDAAISRSLDNGAVAGDTMRVLSVGFADMVGYTRLTRHLDPEELSALLEAFETATSNAITAHGGWVIKNVGDEVMFAADTADQGARIALAIQEAATASHGVTQELRVGLAYGDVLQRFGDLYGSVVNVAARLTGVARPGTVLIDDGAAQAIRGNPQFDLRDLRTVRVRGINRLHGHVLRRNEIRPLV, from the coding sequence ATGGCTTCCCCGGAGATCTCCAAACTGGTCCAATCGGTGGTGGAGCCGTACCTGCTGAACGGGCCGCGTAAATACAATCGCCGCGAGGTCGCCAAGCGCACGGGAGTGCCGTCGTCGCTGACCCGCCGACTGTGGGTTTCCCTCGGTTTTCCGGCCGATCCCGATGACGATGCCGTCGAATACACCGATGCCGATGTCGAGGCCGCCAAGGCGTTCAGTCGTTTGAATGTGCTGGCGTCGGCCGATACTCACCGGCAGACCACCGCGGCGCGGACGCTGGGCCGTTCCATGGCGCGATTGGCCGAGTGGCAGGTGGATCTGGTCACCGAGGAGATTCTGGCCCGGATCGCCGCGCGCACCGACGAGGATCCCGCCGCCGATCGCGAGCAGGTGGCGCGGGCCGTCACCGCCGAGGTGGTCGAGGAGTTCGAAGCCTTGCAGCGCTACGCATTCCGCAGGCACCTCGATGCCGCGATCTCACGCTCGCTCGACAATGGCGCGGTCGCCGGGGACACCATGCGGGTGCTGTCGGTCGGCTTCGCCGATATGGTCGGCTACACCCGCCTGACCCGCCACCTCGATCCCGAGGAGCTCTCCGCACTGCTGGAGGCCTTCGAAACCGCCACCAGCAACGCGATTACCGCGCACGGCGGCTGGGTGATCAAGAATGTCGGCGACGAAGTCATGTTCGCCGCCGATACCGCCGACCAAGGCGCACGCATCGCCCTGGCCATCCAGGAGGCCGCCACGGCCTCGCACGGCGTCACCCAGGAGCTCCGGGTGGGTCTGGCCTACGGCGACGTCCTACAGCGCTTCGGCGACCTCTACGGCTCGGTGGTGAACGTGGCCGCCCGCCTCACCGGCGTCGCCCGCCCGGGCACCGTCCTGATCGACGACGGCGCGGCCCAAGCCATAAGGGGCAACCCGCAATTCGATCTTCGCGACCTGCGCACGGTCCGCGTCCGAGGCATCAACCGCCTGCACGGACACGTCCTGCGCCGCAATGAAATCCGCCCCTTGGTCTGA
- the gyrB gene encoding DNA topoisomerase (ATP-hydrolyzing) subunit B, producing the protein MDSNADGSTQPKSGNPSYGADSITVLEGLEAVRKRPGMYIGSTGERGLHHLIWEVVDNSVDEAMAGYASRVDVTLLADGGVEVVDDGRGIPVGMHAQGVPTIEVVMTQLHAGGKFDSDAYAVSGGLHGVGISVVNALSTRLEAEVDTDGYHWTQEYKDSKPGKLVQGEATKRTGTTIRFWSDPNIFETTVYNFETVARRLQEMAFLNKGLTITLTDQRVSDSDVIDEVVGDTAEAPKHLDENAPAATPKVKTRTYHYPGGLEDFVKHINRTKQPIHNSVVGFTGKGTGHELEVAMQWNSGYSESVHTFANTINTHEGGTHEEGFRAALTTVVNKYAKDKKLLKEKEGNLTGDDIREGLAAIVSVKISDPQFEGQTKTKLGNTEVKSFVQRTCNEHLAHWFEANPADAKTIVTKAVSSAQARVAARKARELVRRKSATDLGGLPGKLADCRSKDPVKSEIYIVEGDSAGGSAKSGRDSMYQAILPLRGKIINVEKSRIDKVLKNNEVQAIITAFGTGIHDEFDIAKLRYHKIVLMADADVDGQHISTLLLTLLFRFMRPLVEQGHVYLAQPPLYKLKWQRTEPEFAYSDRERDGLLERGLASGKKINKDDGIQRYKGLGEMNPKELWETTMDPSVRVLRLVTLDDAAAADELFSILMGEDVEARRSFITRNAKDVRFLDV; encoded by the coding sequence ATGGACTCCAACGCAGACGGCTCGACCCAGCCCAAGTCAGGCAACCCCAGCTACGGTGCCGACTCCATCACCGTCCTCGAGGGCCTCGAAGCGGTTCGTAAACGTCCCGGTATGTACATCGGCTCCACCGGCGAGCGCGGTCTGCATCACCTCATCTGGGAGGTTGTGGACAACTCGGTCGACGAGGCGATGGCCGGCTACGCCAGTCGCGTCGATGTGACCCTGCTGGCCGACGGCGGCGTCGAGGTCGTCGACGACGGCCGCGGTATCCCCGTCGGAATGCACGCGCAGGGTGTGCCCACCATCGAGGTGGTCATGACCCAGCTGCACGCGGGCGGCAAGTTCGACTCCGACGCGTACGCCGTCTCGGGCGGTCTGCACGGTGTCGGTATCTCGGTGGTGAACGCGCTGTCCACCCGCCTCGAGGCCGAGGTGGACACCGACGGTTACCACTGGACCCAGGAGTACAAGGATTCCAAGCCGGGCAAGCTGGTACAGGGTGAGGCGACCAAGCGCACCGGTACCACCATCCGGTTCTGGTCGGATCCCAATATCTTCGAGACCACCGTCTACAACTTCGAGACGGTCGCGCGCCGCCTGCAGGAGATGGCGTTCCTGAACAAGGGCCTCACCATCACCCTGACCGATCAGCGGGTCTCCGACAGCGATGTCATCGACGAGGTGGTCGGCGATACCGCCGAGGCGCCCAAGCATCTCGACGAGAACGCCCCGGCCGCCACGCCGAAGGTGAAGACCAGGACCTATCACTACCCCGGTGGTCTCGAGGACTTCGTCAAGCACATCAACCGCACCAAGCAGCCGATCCACAATTCGGTGGTGGGCTTCACCGGTAAGGGCACCGGCCACGAGCTCGAGGTCGCGATGCAGTGGAACTCGGGTTACTCCGAGTCCGTGCACACCTTCGCCAACACCATCAACACCCATGAGGGCGGCACGCACGAAGAGGGCTTCCGCGCGGCGCTCACCACGGTGGTGAACAAGTACGCGAAGGATAAGAAGCTCCTCAAGGAGAAGGAAGGCAACCTGACGGGTGACGACATCCGTGAGGGCCTGGCCGCGATCGTCTCGGTGAAGATCTCGGACCCGCAGTTCGAGGGGCAGACCAAGACCAAGCTGGGCAATACCGAGGTGAAGTCGTTCGTGCAGCGCACCTGCAACGAGCACCTCGCGCACTGGTTCGAGGCGAATCCGGCCGATGCGAAGACCATTGTCACCAAGGCGGTTTCGTCGGCGCAGGCGCGGGTGGCCGCGCGTAAGGCGCGCGAGCTGGTGCGCCGCAAGTCCGCCACCGATCTCGGCGGTCTGCCGGGCAAGCTGGCGGACTGCCGCTCCAAGGATCCGGTGAAGTCCGAGATCTACATCGTGGAGGGCGACTCCGCCGGTGGTTCGGCCAAGTCCGGCCGCGACTCGATGTACCAGGCGATCCTGCCGCTGCGCGGCAAGATCATCAATGTCGAGAAGTCGCGTATCGACAAGGTGCTCAAGAACAACGAGGTGCAGGCGATCATCACCGCCTTCGGTACCGGTATCCACGACGAGTTCGATATCGCCAAGCTGCGCTATCACAAGATCGTGCTGATGGCCGACGCCGACGTGGACGGCCAGCACATCTCGACCCTGCTGCTCACCCTGCTGTTCCGCTTCATGCGGCCGCTGGTCGAGCAGGGGCACGTGTATCTCGCGCAGCCGCCGCTGTACAAGCTCAAGTGGCAGCGCACCGAGCCGGAGTTCGCCTACTCCGACCGCGAGCGCGACGGTCTGCTGGAGCGCGGCCTGGCCTCGGGCAAGAAGATCAACAAGGACGACGGCATCCAGCGCTACAAGGGTCTCGGCGAGATGAACCCGAAGGAGCTGTGGGAGACGACGATGGACCCGTCGGTCCGGGTCCTGCGCCTGGTCACCCTCGACGACGCCGCCGCTGCCGATGAGCTGTTCTCGATCCTCATGGGTGAGGACGTCGAGGCTCGGCGCAGCTTCATCACTCGCAATGCCAAGGACGTTCGGTTCCTCGACGTGTAA
- the dnaN gene encoding DNA polymerase III subunit beta: MELASMKFRVAREDFAESVAWVARSLPSRPPVPVLGGVLLVADEDGLTVSGFDYEVSAQMRVAAEVAGPGQVLVSGRLLADITKALSNKPIDVSVDGTRVLIACGSAKFSLPTMPVEDYPQLPELPPQTGELAVDLFSEAVGQVAVAAGRDDTLPMLTGIRVEIEGPKVVLAATDRFRLAVRELEWNPGRADVETAVLVPARTLSEAGKTLGSSDKPVQLAFGTGSDGLLGIVNGGRRTTTRLLDAEFPKFRQLLPKEHTSIATLSVSALVEAIKRVALVAERGAQVRMEFSEEGLLLSAGGDDAGRAEEWLEADFRGEPLTIAFNPGYLVDGLGALRTDKVTFGFTTPSRPAVFVPAPEEDPAQLDSGAFAALASSYIYLLMPVRLPG; this comes from the coding sequence ATGGAGCTTGCAAGCATGAAGTTTCGGGTCGCTCGCGAGGACTTCGCCGAATCCGTAGCCTGGGTGGCCCGCAGCCTGCCGTCGCGGCCCCCGGTGCCTGTGCTCGGCGGTGTGCTCCTCGTGGCCGATGAAGATGGTCTCACCGTGTCCGGCTTCGACTACGAGGTCTCCGCGCAGATGCGCGTGGCCGCCGAGGTCGCCGGTCCCGGGCAGGTGCTGGTCTCCGGCCGCCTGCTGGCCGATATCACCAAGGCGCTCTCCAACAAGCCGATCGACGTATCGGTGGACGGCACCCGCGTACTGATCGCGTGCGGCAGCGCCAAGTTCTCGCTGCCGACCATGCCGGTCGAGGATTATCCCCAGCTTCCCGAACTTCCTCCCCAGACCGGCGAACTCGCGGTGGATCTGTTCTCCGAGGCGGTCGGCCAGGTCGCCGTCGCCGCGGGCCGCGATGACACGCTTCCCATGCTCACCGGCATCCGGGTGGAGATCGAGGGCCCCAAGGTCGTGCTCGCCGCCACCGACCGCTTCCGCCTCGCCGTGCGCGAGCTGGAGTGGAATCCGGGTCGCGCGGATGTGGAGACCGCGGTGCTGGTCCCCGCTCGCACGCTCTCCGAGGCCGGTAAGACGCTCGGCTCCTCCGACAAGCCGGTGCAGCTGGCCTTCGGTACGGGGTCGGACGGCCTGCTCGGCATTGTGAACGGCGGTCGCCGCACCACCACGCGCCTGCTCGACGCCGAATTCCCCAAGTTCCGCCAGTTGCTCCCCAAGGAGCACACCTCCATCGCCACGCTCTCGGTGAGCGCGCTGGTCGAGGCCATCAAGCGTGTGGCCCTGGTGGCCGAGCGCGGCGCTCAGGTGCGGATGGAGTTCTCCGAGGAGGGCCTGCTGCTCTCCGCCGGTGGTGACGACGCCGGTCGCGCCGAGGAGTGGCTGGAGGCCGACTTCCGCGGTGAGCCGCTGACCATCGCCTTCAATCCGGGCTACCTGGTCGACGGCCTGGGTGCGCTGCGCACCGATAAGGTGACCTTCGGCTTCACCACCCCCAGCCGCCCGGCCGTCTTCGTGCCCGCACCGGAAGAGGATCCGGCACAGCTGGATTCGGGTGCGTTCGCGGCGCTGGCCAGCAGCTACATCTACCTGCTGATGCCGGTGCGGCTGCCGGGCTGA
- a CDS encoding DUF721 family protein gives MAEQPEARDPERPAAAGESGGGGPESELRGVDLARRALEEARAAARAAGKSVGQGRASPRTGGVRALRGRRRGWSGSGPDDRDPQLLGALTGKLAKGRGWSGKVAEGMVFGQWAKVVGEDIASHAQPVSLENGVLSVQAESTAWATQLRMFQSQMLAKIAAAVGHGVVKQLRINGPTAPSWRKGERHIKGRGPRDTYG, from the coding sequence ATGGCTGAGCAGCCGGAAGCACGCGATCCCGAACGTCCCGCCGCGGCGGGGGAGTCCGGTGGTGGGGGGCCCGAATCCGAGCTTCGCGGTGTGGATCTGGCCCGGCGCGCGCTCGAGGAGGCACGGGCGGCTGCGCGCGCTGCCGGTAAATCCGTCGGTCAGGGCCGGGCGTCACCGCGCACGGGTGGGGTGCGCGCACTGCGCGGGCGTCGCCGCGGCTGGTCCGGTTCCGGCCCCGATGACCGTGATCCCCAATTGCTCGGCGCGCTGACCGGCAAGCTGGCCAAGGGCCGCGGCTGGTCCGGCAAGGTGGCCGAGGGCATGGTGTTCGGTCAGTGGGCCAAGGTGGTGGGGGAGGACATCGCCTCGCACGCGCAGCCGGTTTCACTGGAGAACGGTGTGCTCAGCGTGCAGGCGGAGTCGACCGCGTGGGCGACGCAGCTGCGCATGTTCCAGTCGCAGATGCTGGCCAAGATCGCGGCCGCGGTGGGCCACGGGGTGGTCAAACAGTTGCGCATCAATGGCCCGACGGCCCCCAGTTGGCGTAAGGGCGAGCGGCATATCAAGGGTCGCGGTCCGCGCGACACCTACGGATAG
- a CDS encoding DUF3566 domain-containing protein has translation MSDPTEVTAPEAVEGQSAGSPYQDGGWSQLPQREPQSNLYRPGQAPTTGRPGGVGLNAGVSNARTTADLAAKAARKEAAMVKSVGIDGPTRSIARPELVKDLPDLSEMRHPLPPPEPIPPAGPVSPSAPAAVAAAAATGEPLRATVQVRHIDPWSTLKVSLVISVALFFVWMLAVGLLYLVLEGMGVWERLNSTFTDMVSDSSSAGLIDAGTVFGYAGVIGLINVVLLTALSTVGVFVYNQCTDLVGGIQLTLADPD, from the coding sequence ATGAGCGATCCGACGGAGGTGACCGCCCCCGAAGCCGTGGAGGGTCAGTCCGCCGGTTCTCCCTACCAGGACGGCGGGTGGTCGCAGCTGCCGCAGCGGGAACCGCAGTCCAACCTGTACCGGCCGGGTCAGGCCCCCACCACCGGTCGCCCCGGTGGCGTGGGCCTGAACGCCGGTGTCTCCAACGCGCGCACCACCGCCGACCTGGCGGCCAAGGCGGCGCGCAAGGAGGCCGCCATGGTCAAGTCCGTCGGTATCGACGGGCCGACCCGCAGCATCGCGCGTCCGGAGTTGGTGAAGGATCTGCCGGATCTTTCGGAGATGCGGCATCCGCTGCCGCCGCCGGAGCCGATTCCGCCGGCCGGTCCGGTCTCACCGTCCGCCCCCGCGGCGGTGGCCGCCGCCGCTGCCACCGGTGAGCCGCTGCGCGCCACCGTGCAGGTGCGCCATATCGATCCGTGGTCGACGCTGAAGGTGTCGCTGGTCATCAGCGTCGCCCTGTTCTTCGTCTGGATGCTGGCGGTCGGTCTGCTCTACCTGGTGCTCGAGGGTATGGGCGTGTGGGAGCGGTTGAACTCCACCTTCACCGATATGGTCTCGGACTCCTCGTCCGCCGGGCTGATCGACGCGGGCACGGTCTTCGGGTACGCCGGTGTCATCGGGTTGATCAATGTGGTGTTGCTGACGGCACTCTCGACCGTCGGCGTCTTCGTCTACAACCAGTGCACCGACCTGGTCGGCGGCATCCAGTTGACGCTCGCCGATCCGGACTAG
- a CDS encoding ATP-binding cassette domain-containing protein — translation MPDAIVAEGLVKKYGKLVALDGLDLSVPEGTVTALLGPNGAGKTTTVRVFTTLLIPDSGRATVAGVDVLKDPQLLRARIGASGQYAAVDEYLTGFENLEMVGRLYHMGTQRSKDRARELLERFRLADAADRPVKGYSGGMRRRLDLAGALVANPPVLFLDEPTTGLDPRARQDLWDVIEELVAGGTTLLLTTQYMEEADRLADSIAVIDHGNVIAEGTADQLKALVGGDRIELVVDHVDSLAVAQRALEGLARGEIRLEPSLRRIIVPVSDGSQALVDAIGQLAKHEVVIHDVGLRRPSLDDVFLSLTGHEADELINGAKSAEPSTGGNR, via the coding sequence ATGCCCGACGCAATAGTCGCCGAGGGTCTGGTCAAGAAGTACGGCAAACTGGTCGCTCTTGACGGACTCGATCTCTCGGTGCCCGAGGGCACCGTCACCGCCCTGCTCGGCCCGAACGGCGCGGGCAAGACCACCACCGTCCGAGTCTTCACCACCCTGCTCATCCCGGATTCGGGTCGCGCCACCGTCGCGGGGGTGGATGTACTGAAGGATCCGCAGCTGCTGCGCGCCCGCATCGGCGCCTCCGGTCAGTACGCCGCCGTCGACGAATACCTCACGGGTTTCGAGAATCTCGAGATGGTGGGCCGCCTCTATCACATGGGCACCCAGCGCAGTAAGGACCGCGCGCGCGAGCTACTGGAGCGTTTCCGCCTCGCCGATGCCGCCGATCGTCCGGTCAAGGGCTACTCCGGCGGTATGCGCCGCCGACTCGATCTGGCGGGCGCGCTGGTCGCGAATCCGCCGGTGCTGTTCCTGGACGAACCCACCACCGGCCTGGATCCCCGTGCGCGCCAGGATCTCTGGGATGTCATCGAGGAGTTGGTCGCGGGCGGCACCACGCTGCTGCTGACCACCCAGTACATGGAGGAGGCGGACCGGCTGGCCGACTCCATCGCCGTCATCGATCACGGCAATGTGATCGCCGAGGGCACCGCGGATCAGCTGAAAGCCCTTGTGGGCGGCGACCGTATCGAATTGGTCGTGGACCATGTGGACAGTCTGGCGGTGGCGCAGCGCGCACTGGAAGGCTTGGCGCGGGGGGAGATTCGGCTCGAACCGAGTCTGCGCCGCATCATCGTGCCGGTGAGCGACGGTTCGCAGGCGCTGGTGGATGCCATCGGGCAGCTCGCCAAACATGAAGTGGTGATTCACGATGTCGGTCTGCGGCGGCCCTCGCTCGACGATGTCTTCCTGTCGCTGACCGGTCACGAGGCCGACGAATTGATCAACGGCGCGAAGTCCGCCGAGCCGTCCACGGGAGGCAACCGATGA
- a CDS encoding DLW-39 family protein, whose amino-acid sequence MKFLLTIGVIAAVVFGISKLRQRNDADLWHEVTTR is encoded by the coding sequence ATGAAATTTCTCCTCACGATCGGCGTCATCGCCGCGGTGGTCTTCGGAATCAGCAAGCTGCGTCAGCGAAATGACGCGGACCTCTGGCATGAGGTCACCACTCGCTGA
- the recF gene encoding DNA replication/repair protein RecF (All proteins in this family for which functions are known are DNA-binding proteins that assist the filamentation of RecA onto DNA for the initiation of recombination or recombinational repair.) — MYVRTLSLRDFRSWEAAELELTPGRTVFLGSNGNGKTNLIEAVGYLSTLGSHRVSADAPLIRMGAQKARIGATVVNTGRELRVDMELNQGVANRAQINRSPVRRPREILGILQTVLFAPEDLSLVRGDPGERRRFLDELATARLPRLAGVRADYDKVLRQRSALLKTAGRLARSGGHGAELSTLDVWDGHLAAHGAVLLAQRLRLVHELYPHLAQAYGSIAPESRPASIAYRSGYLPPELLDPARTPQLDDDSDLEAILLRELANARQKELERGVCLVGPHRDDLELMLGSAPAKSFASHGESWSFALALRLGAFELLRTAGTDPVLILDDVFAELDRRRRTALASVAAEAEQVFITAAVPEDVPAELEAAPLRVETTGEADSRTSRIAE; from the coding sequence ATGTACGTGCGCACTCTGTCGCTGCGCGATTTCCGGTCCTGGGAGGCCGCCGAGCTCGAATTGACGCCCGGCCGAACGGTTTTCCTGGGTTCCAATGGCAACGGCAAGACCAATCTCATCGAGGCCGTCGGATATCTGTCCACCCTCGGCTCACATCGGGTCTCCGCCGATGCCCCACTGATCCGGATGGGCGCGCAGAAGGCGCGGATCGGGGCGACGGTGGTGAACACCGGACGCGAGCTGCGGGTGGATATGGAGCTCAATCAGGGCGTGGCCAATCGCGCCCAGATCAACCGTTCGCCGGTGCGGCGGCCGCGCGAGATCCTGGGCATCCTGCAGACGGTGTTGTTCGCACCGGAGGATCTGTCGCTGGTGCGCGGGGATCCGGGGGAGCGCAGGCGCTTCCTCGACGAGCTCGCCACCGCGCGCCTGCCGCGCCTGGCGGGGGTGCGCGCGGATTACGACAAGGTGCTGCGGCAGCGCTCGGCCCTGTTGAAAACCGCTGGGCGACTTGCCCGTTCCGGCGGTCACGGTGCGGAGCTGAGCACCCTCGACGTGTGGGACGGACATCTCGCCGCGCACGGTGCGGTGCTTTTGGCGCAGCGGCTGCGACTGGTCCACGAACTTTATCCACATCTCGCACAGGCCTATGGATCGATCGCGCCGGAGTCGCGCCCGGCTTCCATCGCGTACCGAAGTGGTTATCTCCCACCGGAACTGCTCGATCCGGCGCGTACGCCACAGCTCGACGACGACTCCGATCTGGAGGCGATCCTGTTGCGCGAGTTGGCCAATGCCCGGCAGAAGGAACTCGAGCGTGGCGTCTGCCTGGTGGGCCCGCATCGCGACGATCTGGAGTTGATGCTCGGCTCCGCCCCCGCGAAGAGTTTCGCCAGTCACGGTGAATCCTGGTCCTTCGCACTGGCTTTGCGCCTGGGCGCGTTCGAACTGCTGCGTACGGCGGGCACCGATCCGGTGTTGATTCTCGATGACGTCTTCGCCGAACTGGATCGCCGCCGCCGCACCGCACTGGCGTCGGTGGCGGCCGAGGCCGAGCAGGTGTTCATCACCGCCGCGGTGCCCGAGGATGTCCCGGCCGAACTGGAGGCGGCTCCGCTACGGGTCGAGACCACCGGCGAAGCCGACAGCCGAACCTCCCGGATCGCGGAGTAG